Genomic segment of Serinicoccus hydrothermalis:
ACGATCGTCACCTCGGCCCAGCCGAGCAGCTCGAAATGGTGCTGCAGCGGCGCCATCCGGAAGACCCGTTTGCGGGTCAGCTTGAAGCTCGTGACCTGGATGATGACCGAGAGGGTGATGAGGACGAAGAGGCCGCCCAGCACCGCCAGCAGCAGCTCGGTGCGGGTGGTGATCGCGAGCCCGGCCAGGCCGCCGCCGAGGGCGAGCGAGCCGGTGTCGCCCATGAAGATCTTGGCCGGAGAGGCGTTCCACCACAGGAAGCCGAAGCAGGCGCCGGCCACCGAGCAGGCGACGACCGCCAGGTCGAGCGCGTCCCGGACGTCGTAGCAGTTCGGTCCCGGCGCCAGCTGGCAGTTCTGGTTGTACTGCCAGATCCCGATGACCGAGTAGGCGGCGAAGACCATGATCGAGGCACCCGTGGCCAGGCCGTCGAGCCCGTCGGTGAGGTTGACGCCGTTGGACGCACCGGCGATGAGCACGTTGGCCCAGAGGATGAAGAGGATGACCCCGAGCACCGGGCCGGCGAAGGCGAGGTCCAGCGCGGTGTCCCGGACGAAGGAGATGGCGGTGGAGGCCGGCGCCCGTGTGCTGTCGCCCTGCAGCAGCAGGGCGCCCAGCGCGAAGACGATCGCGACGACCGTCTGCCCGGCGAGCTTCTCGACCGAGGTCAGGCCCAGGCTGCGCTGCTTGGAGATCTTGGTGTAGTCGTCGAGGAAGCCGATGAACCCCAGCCCGGTGATGAGGAAGAGCACGAGGATCGCGCTCAGGCTGAAGCGGGAGTGCGTGACCTCGAGGACCCCGGTGACGTCCAGCAGGATGAGCAGGAGGTGGGACAGCACGTAGCCGACCAGCGTCGAGACGATGATGACCGCCCCGCCCATGGTCGGGGTGCCGCGCTTGGTGTGGTGCGAGGTCGGCCCGTCGTCGCGGATGAACTGGCCGTAGCCGCGTCGGACGAGGAAGCGGATGAACAGCGGGGTGCCGAAGAGCGCGCAGATCATGGCGACCGCGCCCGCGAGCAGGACGTTGACCATCAGCCGCCCACGCCCGCCAGCTCGTCGCCGAGCATCCGCAGCCCGGAGTCGCGGCTGCTCTTGAGCAGCACGACGTCCCCCGCCAGGAGCTCCTCGTCCAGCAGCGCGCGGGCCTCGTGGCGGTCCGCGACCGAGCTCACCCGGGCACCCCCCGCCTCCCGGTATGCCGTCGCGGCCGGCACCGCGAGCTCCCCCACGGTGAGCAGGTGGTCGACCCCGAGCTGCGCCGCCAGGGCGCCGACGCCCGCGTGCTCGGCGTCGCTGTCCGCGCCCAGCTCGAGCATCCCGCCGACGACGGCGAGGGTCCGCCCGTCGGGCCGCCGCATCGCGGCCAGGCTCTGCAGCGCCGCGCGCATGGACTCGGGGTTGGCGTTGTAGGCGTCGTTGACGACGGTCACGCCGTCGCTGCGCTCGGTCACCTGCATGCGCCAGCGCGAGCGGGGCGTCGCGGCACCGAGCTCGCGGGCGACCCGGTCCCAGGGCATACCCCACTCGTGGGCGACCGCGGCGACGGCGAGCGCGTTGCCGACGTGGTGGACCCCCACGAGCTGCAGCCGGACCGGCAGACCCCCCTCGGGCGCACCCAGGTCGGGGGCGCGCAGGGTGAAGGAGGCGCGGCCACGCTCGTCGGTGACCACGTCGGTCGCGCGCACCTGGGCGCGTTCGCCCAGGCCCACGAGCACCACCCGGGCGCCGGCGTCACGTGCGTACCCGCCCATCGTCGAGACCAGCGCCTCGTCGTCGGCGTCGAGGACGGCCAGCCCGCCCTCCGGCAGCGCCTGCACGAGCTCGGACTTCGCCTCCATGATCGCCGCCCGCGAGCCGAACTCGCCTAGGTGCGCGGACCCGACGTTGAGCACGACGGAGACCTGCGGAGGGGCGATCGCCGTGAGGTGGGCGATGTGGCCGGCACCTGAGGCACCCATCTCCGCGACGAGGTAGGCGGTCTCCTCGGTGAGCCGGCAGACGGTGAGCGGGACGCCGACCTCGGAGTTGTAGGACGCCTCGGGGGCGAGCGTGGGCCCCAGGGCGGGCAGCACCTGGGCCATGAGGTCCTTGGTCGAGGTCTTGCCCGAGGAGCCGGTGATGCCGACGACCCGCAGCCCTCCCACGGCGCCGCAGCGGTCCACGACCTCGCGCCCGAGCGCGGCGAAGGCCCGGGTGACGGCGTCGTAGGGCGGGCGGTCGGGGCGTGCCGACAGCCGCTGCGGGTCCTCGTCGACGACCACGCACGGCAGGTCGTCGACGACGCGGTTGGTGAGGGCGGCCACGGCTCCCTGCGCGGCGGCGGAGGCGACGAAGTCGTGGCCGTCGGCGACGTCACCGCGGCGCGCGACGTAGAGCGCCCCGGGGGCAGCCTCGCGGGAGTCGGTGACGACCGGCCCCGTGACGCGCAGGTCGTCCGCCTCGGGTGAACCCGGGTGGACCCGACCGCCGGTCACGCGGGCGACCTCACCGAGGGTCAGGGGGATCACCCATCGGTCCTTTCGTCCTTGATGGCGATGTCCCCCAGTGTGTCACCCGAGCCGTCCCCCACCTTCTCCTCGGGGTCGAACTCGATCTCGATCTGGGTGGGCGGCGTGGTGGCCGGCGGTATGCCCTGGCGCTGCAGCGTGTAGCGCATGAGGTCGGCGAAGACGGGGCCGGCGATGACGCCGCCGAACTCGCTGATCCGGGTCGGGCCCTGGATGACGACGGCGACGGCATACTTCGGGTCGTCGGCGGGGGCGAACCCCATGAAGGAGGAGGTCACCCCGCCGGAGTAGCGGCCGGTCTCGGGGTCGACGCGGCTCGCCGTGCTGGTCTTGCCGGCGACGTGGTAGCCGGGCACCGCGGCCAGCGGTGCGGTGCCCTCGGTGGAGGGCACCGACTGCATGATGTCGGTGAGGGTCTGCGAGGTCTCCTCGGAGATGACGCGGCGACCCTCCTGCTGCTCGTCCTCGGTGTAGCGGCCCTCCTCGTCGACGGTGCCGGCCACGATGCTCGGGGGCACCATGACCCCGCCGTTGGCCACCGTCTGGAAGACGCCGAGCTGCTGCAGCATGGTGCCGGACAGGCCCTGCCCGAACATGAAGGTGTAGCGGGTGGTCGCGCTCCAGGTGGAGGGCTCGGGCACCAGGCCCGGCGACTCGCCGGGGAGCCCGAGGCCGCTGCGGTCGCCGATGCCGAACCGGCGCATCCAGTCGTAGAGCTGGTCGTCGGAGAGCTTCTCGCCGTAGAGGATCGTGCCCATGTTGGAGGACTTGGCCAGCACGCCGCCGAAGGTGAGGTACTCCACCGGGTGCGGCTCGGCGTCCTTGAAGCGCGTGCCCGCCCGCGACATCGTCACCGGGACCTCGATCGGGGTCTCGACGTCGACGATGCCCTGCTCCAGCGCCGCCGCGGCGGTGATGAGCTTGGAGGTCGAGCCCGGCTCGTAGACGTCCTCGACCGCGGCGTTGCGCATCTCGTCGGCGTCCTGGGTGCTGTCCGAGGGGTCGAAGCTGGGGTAGCTCGTGAGCGCGAGCAGCTCACCGGTCTCGACGTCCATGACCGCGGCGTAGCCGGAGATCGCGCCGGCCTCCTTCACCCGGGTGCGCACCGCGTCGTAGGCGCGCCACTGCAGGTCCCCGTCGAGGGTGAGACGCAGGTCCTGGCCCGGCTCGGCCGGGTCCTCCTCGTAGACCCCCGTGGTGATGACCTCGCCGTCGCGGCCCACCTCGTAGAGCGCCTCGCCGGGCTCGCCCGTGAGAGCCTCGTCGTTGACGAGCTCCAGCCCGCCGGCGGGCATGTCGCCGGAGCCGACCCACCCGAGCAGCGGCGCGGTGGACTCACCCAGGGGGTACTCCCGGCGCATGAACTCCTCGGAGGAGACCCCACGGATGCCGGCCGCGCGGATCTCCTGCCACTGCTGCGGCGAGGCGTCCGGGACGAGGATGGCGTACTGCTCGCCCAGCGGCTCGGTCAGCCGGCGCAGCACGTCGGCCTCGTCGCTGCCGGTGATCTCCGCGACGACCTCGGCGGCGGCGGCATACCCCTCGCCCACGACCTCGGAGGAGCCGTCCGCGGCCTCCTCCCGGCGCTCGTAGTCCTTGACCAGCGTGGGGTCGGCGATGATCCGCCGACGCTCCACGCTCACCGCGAGGTCCTCGCCGTTGACGTCGGTGATGCTGCCGCGGGCGGCCGGGATGGCCCGGCTCTGGAGCCGCTCGCCCAGCGCCGCCGCCGACACGCTGGCCGCGTCCAGCCCCTGCAGGCGGACCAGCTGGGCGGCGAAGAGGCTGAGGACGATGAGCACGCCCAGCATGAGCGCCCGGGCGCGCCGGGCGGGGTGGGCGATCCCGGCGGCGACCGCACGGGGGGAGGTCCGGCGACGACCGCTACGTGGTGCTGCCACGGTGCCTACCCCTTGTCAGTCGTCCTTCGCCGGTGCCGTGCCCGTCGAGGGCAGATCAACGGTAAGCGTCCGCGAGCCGTCCACCTTGGACGCCACGCCGGTGATGGAGCCGTCGGACAGGCGCAGCGTCGCGGTGGACGTGGACGGCACCATCTTGAGCTTGGCGGCGGCCCGGGCCAGGTGCTCGGAGGACTGCTTGCCCGCCAGCTCGTCGGCGAGGGTCACCTTCTCGTCGTGCAGGGCGGTCGCCTCCGTCTCGAGCGTGCTGAGGACGTAGGAGCCCTCGGCCCGCACCGTGTTGAGCAGCAGCACCGCGGTGAAGGTGAGCGCCACGAGCAGGGCGCACAGCAGCCGGAAGCCGTGGTTGGCCGAGGTCGGGGCGGCGTCGACCGCGCGCGCCCGTCCGGCGCGGGCGCCCAGGGCCGTGCTGCGGCCGAGCCGGGTGGAGATGGTCATCTGGCTCATGCGTTCTCCTCGCGGGTGGTGGTGGTCGGTTGGTCGGGGGTGGTGCGGGTGCGCTCGGCGGCGCGGAGCCGGACCGAGGCGGAGCGGGGGTTGGCCTCGCGCTCGGCCGGGCCCGCCTGCTCGGCGCCCCGGGTGAGCAGCCGCAGCCACGGCTGGTGCTCGGGGAGCTCGACCGGCAGGTCCGGCGGCGCCGAGCTGGTCGCCCCGGCGGCGAGACCGCGCTTGGTGATGCGGTCCTCGAGGGAGTGGTAGGACAGGACGACGATGCGTCCGCCGACGCGCAGCGCGCGCAGCGCCGCGCCCAGCCCGTCGCGCCAGGTGGACAGCTCGGCGTTGACCTCGATCCGCAGCGCCTGGAAGGTGCGCTTGGCCGGGTGCCCGCCGCTGCGCTGCGAGGCGGCCGGCACCACGTCGTGGAGGAGCTCGACCAGCGGGCCCGAGGTCGTGAACGGCTCACGCTCCCGGCGCCGCACGATCGCGCGGGCGATGGGGCGGGCGAAGCGCTCCTCGCCGTAGTCGCGCAGGATGCGCTCCAGCTCCCGGACCTCGGTCTCGTTGAGCACGTCCGCGGCGGTGC
This window contains:
- a CDS encoding peptidoglycan D,D-transpeptidase FtsI family protein, with the translated sequence MAAPRSGRRRTSPRAVAAGIAHPARRARALMLGVLIVLSLFAAQLVRLQGLDAASVSAAALGERLQSRAIPAARGSITDVNGEDLAVSVERRRIIADPTLVKDYERREEAADGSSEVVGEGYAAAAEVVAEITGSDEADVLRRLTEPLGEQYAILVPDASPQQWQEIRAAGIRGVSSEEFMRREYPLGESTAPLLGWVGSGDMPAGGLELVNDEALTGEPGEALYEVGRDGEVITTGVYEEDPAEPGQDLRLTLDGDLQWRAYDAVRTRVKEAGAISGYAAVMDVETGELLALTSYPSFDPSDSTQDADEMRNAAVEDVYEPGSTSKLITAAAALEQGIVDVETPIEVPVTMSRAGTRFKDAEPHPVEYLTFGGVLAKSSNMGTILYGEKLSDDQLYDWMRRFGIGDRSGLGLPGESPGLVPEPSTWSATTRYTFMFGQGLSGTMLQQLGVFQTVANGGVMVPPSIVAGTVDEEGRYTEDEQQEGRRVISEETSQTLTDIMQSVPSTEGTAPLAAVPGYHVAGKTSTASRVDPETGRYSGGVTSSFMGFAPADDPKYAVAVVIQGPTRISEFGGVIAGPVFADLMRYTLQRQGIPPATTPPTQIEIEFDPEEKVGDGSGDTLGDIAIKDERTDG
- a CDS encoding UDP-N-acetylmuramoyl-tripeptide--D-alanyl-D-alanine ligase, translated to MIPLTLGEVARVTGGRVHPGSPEADDLRVTGPVVTDSREAAPGALYVARRGDVADGHDFVASAAAQGAVAALTNRVVDDLPCVVVDEDPQRLSARPDRPPYDAVTRAFAALGREVVDRCGAVGGLRVVGITGSSGKTSTKDLMAQVLPALGPTLAPEASYNSEVGVPLTVCRLTEETAYLVAEMGASGAGHIAHLTAIAPPQVSVVLNVGSAHLGEFGSRAAIMEAKSELVQALPEGGLAVLDADDEALVSTMGGYARDAGARVVLVGLGERAQVRATDVVTDERGRASFTLRAPDLGAPEGGLPVRLQLVGVHHVGNALAVAAVAHEWGMPWDRVARELGAATPRSRWRMQVTERSDGVTVVNDAYNANPESMRAALQSLAAMRRPDGRTLAVVGGMLELGADSDAEHAGVGALAAQLGVDHLLTVGELAVPAATAYREAGGARVSSVADRHEARALLDEELLAGDVVLLKSSRDSGLRMLGDELAGVGG
- the rsmH gene encoding 16S rRNA (cytosine(1402)-N(4))-methyltransferase RsmH, producing the protein MAAPSGRATQDRHTPVLLDRCVELLAPALDRPGAVFVDGTLGLGGHTEAVLRTCPDAVAVGIDRDPQALALATERLSGFGDRFRPVHAVSDDLPATLAGLDLAGADAVLFDLGVSSLQLDELERGFAYRADSPLDMRMDQGIGRTAADVLNETEVRELERILRDYGEERFARPIARAIVRRREREPFTTSGPLVELLHDVVPAASQRSGGHPAKRTFQALRIEVNAELSTWRDGLGAALRALRVGGRIVVLSYHSLEDRITKRGLAAGATSSAPPDLPVELPEHQPWLRLLTRGAEQAGPAEREANPRSASVRLRAAERTRTTPDQPTTTTREENA
- the mraY gene encoding phospho-N-acetylmuramoyl-pentapeptide-transferase, which produces MVNVLLAGAVAMICALFGTPLFIRFLVRRGYGQFIRDDGPTSHHTKRGTPTMGGAVIIVSTLVGYVLSHLLLILLDVTGVLEVTHSRFSLSAILVLFLITGLGFIGFLDDYTKISKQRSLGLTSVEKLAGQTVVAIVFALGALLLQGDSTRAPASTAISFVRDTALDLAFAGPVLGVILFILWANVLIAGASNGVNLTDGLDGLATGASIMVFAAYSVIGIWQYNQNCQLAPGPNCYDVRDALDLAVVACSVAGACFGFLWWNASPAKIFMGDTGSLALGGGLAGLAITTRTELLLAVLGGLFVLITLSVIIQVTSFKLTRKRVFRMAPLQHHFELLGWAEVTIVIRFWLIAGICVAVGLGLFYGEWVANL